One Candidatus Rokuibacteriota bacterium genomic window, GTGGTCCACGACGCAGGCCGGGCCCTCTCCCCAGCCCATCCCCGCCGGGTGGCCGGTAAGCCCCGGGTGACGCAGCCACAGCTCGTCGGGCACCACGGCGGGCCCAGTGCGGAGCGGGCGGGCCTGGAGGATCTCGGGACCATGCTGGCCCAGCGCCCACTCCACCTCGACCGGGGTGCCGAAGGCCTCCTCGGCGGCCAGCACCATGCGGCCCAGCGCCACGGCCTGCGCCTCCTCGAGGCACGGCGCCGCCTCGAGGCCCGGCGCCACGGCCTCGGGTCTCGGGCCGGTCCCGGGCGCGACGCGCACGAGCCGGTCCTTCCTGCCGGGCTCCACGCTCTCGATGCGGCCCGCGCGATCGAGGCGGAAGCGGTCGGGGACCACCTCGCCCTGGGCGATGGCCGAGCCGAGCCCCCAGGTGCCCGTGATCAGCATGCCCCCCTCGGGGGTGAGCGAGAGCGCCCCCCCGGCGGCCCGCGCCGGGACCAGACGCTGGACGAGGACGGCCATGGCGGTGGCCGCAGGATCCACGCCATGGGGGTGCATGTAGCGCAGCGCCCGGGTCGCCCAGAGCGCGGCCCAGCAGGCGCGCACGGCCGTCATGAGGTCGGCCTCGCTGTCCACGCCGAGAAAGGTCTCGAACTGCCCGGCGAAGGAGGTCTCGGGGGTGTCCTCGAGCAGCGCCGAGGAGCGTACGGCGACGGGCGCGCCGGGGCCGGCGCCGAGATCGCGCCACGCCGACAGGAGCGCCGCCGTGAGCGGGGCGGGGAGGGCGGTGCGCGTCAGGCCGAGCCTGACGGCCAGCGCCAGACGACGCCCCTCTGGCCGCTCGGCCCGCACGAACTCGCGCGCCGCCTCCGCCACGCCGCCCGCGACGAGGGCTTCGCGGTACGCGCGCGCGTCCACGCAGGTCCCGTCGGGGACGGGCAGCCCGGCCCGGCGGAGCCGCGCCAGGCGCGCGGCCTTGGGCCCGACGCGGTCGGCGTCCAGCGCCGCGGCGTCAGCGAGCGGGATGACGGCGGGGTCCATCGTCAATCGACCAGCGTGATCTCCTCCACCGGGAAGCTGGAGATGAGCTCGGTCCGGTCCTCGTGCACGATGAGCATCTCCTCGATCCGCACACCCCACTCGTACTTCTTGCCGTGCTGGGTCTCGAGCGCGAAGACCATCCCGGGCCTGATCTCCAGCGGGTGGTCCAGCGACCAGATGCGGGAGATCACCGGCTGGTCGTACTGGGCCAGGCCGAGCCCGTGCCCCCAGAGGTTCGCCGCGGCCTGGTCCTCTTCCTCGTAGCCCCACGCCTCCTTGGCCGAGGGCCACTTGAGGGCGATGTCGCGCGTGGTGACGCCCGGCCGCACGGTGTTGATGGAGTCATAGAGCCACTTGAGGGCCGTGGCGTAGTAGTCCTTCTGCTCCTGGCTGGGCTTCTTGCCCACGCAGTAGGTGCGGTAGTAGCAGGACTTGTAGCCGTTCCAGGTGAGCGCCGCCAGGTCCATGAAGACGATCTCGCCGGGCCTGATGATGCGGTCCGAGAAGTTCCGCCAGTTGGGCCAGGTGTTGGGGCCCGAGGAGACGATGACGTCCTCCACGTCCTCCATGCCCGGGATGGCGTACAGGAACTCCATGATGTGCGCCGTCACCTGGTTCTCGGTGAGCCCCGGCTTGAGGTAGCGCATCGTCTCCCAGTGGGCGGCATCGCCGATGGCGCCCACGATGCGCAGGCACTCCTGCTCGTCCACGTTCTTGATGGCGCGGGCCTCCATCATCGGCGTCATGCCGTCGGCCCACTTGATCTTCGCCTCCTGGAAGGCCTGGAGCATGTTGATGTCGATGAAGTCCACGCCGAGGGTCTGGTCGGCCACACCGAAGCGCTTCATCTCCTGCACGATGGCATCCGTGAACTTCTTGACCTGCTGGCGCGAGGCGGGGCCGGCCGCTCCCTTGATCCAGGCGTAGGACCAGCGGATGTTCTCCTGGGGGATCCACGGGGCGTGGCGCTGGATCTGGAAGCCGATGTCCCCCTGCTCGAAGAGCACCGGCGCGCCGTCCCCACAGAGAAGCGCGTAGCGGAGCCCGGGCTTGAGCCGGTTCCAGCCCGGCGTGAGCGTGCTCGTCACGTACCGGACGTTCTCGTCGTACATGAGGAGCATGGCGCCCAGGTTGTGGGCCTTCATCTTCTCGCGGGCGCGCTCCAGGCGGTACTTGCGGAGACGGTCCCAGTTGATGCGCTGCTGCCAGTCGACGCCGACGGTGCCGAAGTTCGCCATGGCCGCGCTCTCCCTGGATGTGGATGGATACCTTCGAGGCTGTCGCTCTATCTAGACGTTCCGCATGGCAGAATGCAATACCGCGATCTCGCAGCGCACCCGTTGGTACCATCCCCCCGTCGGCGCTGTCAAATGGAATTCCGCACGGGTGCGGCCTCTCAGTCGGGCGGCGGCGCGGTTGGCCGACTCAGGGCCCGCCACGCCCTCAGGACCGCGGGCGGGACGGTCTGCTCGGGGCCGCTCCTCTTCGAGGTCTCGGAACTGCGCGCGGCTCCTGGCCCGGGACGATCGGCAGCAGGACATGCGACGGCCGGGTGCGGCCGCAATGCAGCGTGACCCTCCCGCCGATGATCCCCGCGGGACGGTCGCGCGGGTCGTTGTGCTGGAAAGGGCCGACCCCTGTGAAGACCTCGCCCAGCACCGCCAGCCCCGCGCCTGCGCCGCCGGGGTACTCGTAGTCGCGCCCCCGCACGCTCAGCGCCAGCCGGTGGCCGGCCGGCACCACGATGGAGGTCGGCCAGATCTCCACGTCCAGCTCGTACACGCGCCCGGGCGTGAGCGGCTGCACCTCGTCGTGGCTGTGGTAGGGGCGGTAGGGGAGCGTGAGCGCCGGGTCCAGCTTGCGATGCGAGGCCCGGAGCCACCCCTGCGCGATCGGGGTGTGCGGGTCGAGCGCGCCCTGGAAGACGACCTCCTTCAGGCTCGGGCCGAGCACGCGCAGCACCACGAAGAGGTCGGCATCGGCGGTCTCGGAGGAGACGAAGAGCTTGGCCGCGACGGGGCCGGTGATCTCGGTCTCCGCCTCGAGGGGGGGCGTGAGGAAGGTGACGCCGTCCCCCAGGCCGCCGTAGCTCACCCGGGCGCCGCGGGCGGGCGGCCGCCGCACCAGGCTGTGGTCGGGCGCGCTCAGGTAGAGCCGCGTCCACCGCGTGCGGGCCAGCGGCCACTCCCGCTCGTGCCGCTCGACGAACCGCTCGCCGGGACGGCGCACCTGGAGCAGCACTTTCGG contains:
- a CDS encoding aminopeptidase P family protein, which gives rise to MANFGTVGVDWQQRINWDRLRKYRLERAREKMKAHNLGAMLLMYDENVRYVTSTLTPGWNRLKPGLRYALLCGDGAPVLFEQGDIGFQIQRHAPWIPQENIRWSYAWIKGAAGPASRQQVKKFTDAIVQEMKRFGVADQTLGVDFIDINMLQAFQEAKIKWADGMTPMMEARAIKNVDEQECLRIVGAIGDAAHWETMRYLKPGLTENQVTAHIMEFLYAIPGMEDVEDVIVSSGPNTWPNWRNFSDRIIRPGEIVFMDLAALTWNGYKSCYYRTYCVGKKPSQEQKDYYATALKWLYDSINTVRPGVTTRDIALKWPSAKEAWGYEEEDQAAANLWGHGLGLAQYDQPVISRIWSLDHPLEIRPGMVFALETQHGKKYEWGVRIEEMLIVHEDRTELISSFPVEEITLVD